In Edaphobacter aggregans, the sequence TTCCAACTCCGCACGCCGCGCCTCAAACGGCTCTCCCCGAAGATCGCGCTCCCCTACACACAGCAGATCGAAAAACACCACCGACGCTGGAATTTCTTTCGATAGCAGCTTCACTCTCGTAGCTGCGGGATGAAGCCGCAGCTGCAACGCTTCGAAGTCCAACCCGCCCGCACCTGCGATTACCACCTCGCCATCCAGCACGCATTTCCCCGGCAACTGCTCACGCAGCGTCTCCACGACTTCAGGAAAGTACCGATCCAGCGGCTTCAAATCGCGGCTTTGAATCTGCAGTTCATCACGATCCCGAAACACCAGCGCCCGAAATCCATCCCACTTCGGTTCGAAGATCCACGCACCTTCCGTCGGGATCTCATCCACTCGCTTGGCGAGCATCGGCGCAACCGGCGGATTTACGGGAAGCTGCACCGCCACATGGTATACCTCGCACCCATGGCGTCACGACGGCCTTAGCCAACATCCAGAAATCGCCGAGACAATTCCTCCAGCGTCGCCCCCGGCTCCCCACACAACCCACTATGCGCCGGCGACACCTGAATCATCGTGCTCCGCGGCGAGACCAGCCAGTGAAAGCGCTCCCGCTGTGTCAGCCGCGCAATCGGTCCCGCCGAAGCATCTCCCGCTGCAATCTTCGGAATCGCCTCCAGATGTTTTCGCACCAACTCCACGTCTAACTCAGGCCACAGAGCCTTCAGCCGCGCCTCATTCACCTGCACACGCGCCGCCAGAAACCGCTGCTCCAGGCAGAAGACGATTACGCCCG encodes:
- a CDS encoding DUF3037 domain-containing protein, whose amino-acid sequence is MLVPSSFDYAVVRVVPRVERGEFINAGVIVFCLEQRFLAARVQVNEARLKALWPELDVELVRKHLEAIPKIAAGDASAGPIARLTQRERFHWLVSPRSTMIQVSPAHSGLCGEPGATLEELSRRFLDVG